A window of the Gossypium hirsutum isolate 1008001.06 chromosome A05, Gossypium_hirsutum_v2.1, whole genome shotgun sequence genome harbors these coding sequences:
- the LOC121229497 gene encoding uncharacterized protein, producing the protein MGFLDEDGLISKTRSIVLSLSNIISRSPMLSPMQVHECQCTAPIYKQYLHLPGLKTLIYEYKTLQLQTPTLIIHSYTIPQSPSPPSLDFLSFRTHSASYSPWSSGMDDMLGTESGVYMIHSALKMITIDHKAKGSSKQGNKRKKGRPRVGEYPPPIPLLARTGNLPSHMPWILARYYSNGRLVLKEEKVKHHEYFEAYRENGRLILDLVPLDGSFRCCHTVFEENNAVEDDEEKEIELENLEFFQGYGEFEKVEELDEETDHDNDDDEDNGNVKHEASMTSALSVPEMCHWSETYGDPRKCLTYSGRIISEMSSVLSQC; encoded by the coding sequence ATGGGATTTTTAGATGAAGATGGGTTGATTTCAAAAACTAGGTCCATTGTTTTATCCCTCTCAAATATCATTTCAAGATCACCTATGTTATCTCCCATGCAAGTCCATGAATGTCAATGTACTGCCCCCATCTATAAACAGTATCTCCACCTACCAGGTCTCAAAACCCTAATATATGAATATAAAACCCTTCAATTACAGACACCAACTCTCATCATCCATTCCTACACCATCCCCCAGTCACCATCGCCTCCATCGTTAGATTTTTTGTCCTTCAGAACTCACTCTGCATCCTACTCTCCTTGGTCCTCTGGGATGGACGATATGCTGGGGACTGAAAGTGGAGTTTACATGATCCATAGTGCGTTGAAAATGATAACGATAGATCATAAAGCCAAAGGTTCTAGTAAACAAGGTAATAAGAGGAAGAAAGGGCGTCCAAGGGTGGGAGAATATCCACCCCCAATTCCATTACTAGCAAGAACGGGGAATTTGCCAAGCCACATGCCTTGGATTTTAGCCAGATATTACAGCAACGGGAGGCTGGTTCTTAAAGAAGAGAAAGTGAAACATCACGAATATTTTGAAGCCTACAGAGAAAATGGTCGCCTTATTCTGGACCTCGTGCCTTTGGATGGCAGTTTTAGATGTTGTCATACGGTTTTCGAGGAAAATAATGCTGTTGAAGACGATGAGGAGAAGGAGATAGAGCTAGAAAACCTGGAGTTTTTTCAAGGATATGGGGAATTTGAGAAAGTTGAAGAACTGGATGAAGAAACTGATCACgacaatgatgatgatgaagacaaTGGCAACGTGAAACATGAAGCGTCTATGACATCAGCATTATCAGTGCCTGAGATGTGTCATTGGAGCGAAACGTATGGAGATCCGCGCAAGTGCTTGACGTATTCGGGTAGGATTATATCAGAAATGAGTTCAGTACTTTCACAATGCTGA